The following are encoded together in the Deltaproteobacteria bacterium genome:
- a CDS encoding penicillin-binding protein activator: MNQFTQNLRFLFLFGLALTFFACGGVGKKKPVYPAEVDASMKAAFAVAEGSYNRRNLSTALSEYQKFISAFAYNALTDESYYKMGKIYFLQGQWGPAIGQFETLMKKSPDPAYRSKGGLMAGYSAYRYQDYRRALQYLNQADPQAMTAKLNLRLYSTRVLVGEKLGLSRQEIDYSILRMADIYEDGTDPGISDLSAEDLLPKRDVMRRLHGFVTAPLPDGRIPAWFRSYPKTFSKPYVEYKWGKTLFEAGDTRGARRKLSEFVDAWPKHEYADSARVMLKELGGAVPVAELKDVLKIGVLLPLSGPQGAYGRTVLRGIECASGMTDGCTASLGTDISRLKVLLVTRDSGTMPDEVTDMMDELENERVSAIIGPMSGELAEAASKRAEQINIPLFPITQKPGIEETGGYVFPMGYPAAQQIRDLVNRAMARGQRNFAVLYPNSSYGQEMSGLFVSEVGSQGGKIAAKAAYNPSKPDLAGDVRRLKLGQSRFSYTGTTAGFDALFIPDSYRVINHLIPYLKLSGITGIALLGTNAWNDAALSPALSADYPGSFFLDIFYPGNRAGKAPAFVNGFRSALNFRRGDIRDALLVMDALGGATGIQSFGESGASVTPFALTAGEGGIRQTGN; this comes from the coding sequence TTGAATCAATTCACCCAGAATCTGCGGTTCCTCTTCCTTTTCGGTCTTGCCCTGACCTTTTTTGCCTGCGGCGGGGTGGGCAAAAAGAAACCGGTCTATCCCGCCGAGGTAGACGCCTCCATGAAAGCGGCCTTCGCCGTGGCCGAGGGTTCTTACAACCGCCGAAATCTTTCGACGGCGCTTTCGGAATACCAAAAATTCATTTCTGCCTTTGCCTACAATGCGCTCACCGATGAATCATATTATAAAATGGGCAAGATTTATTTCCTTCAAGGACAGTGGGGGCCGGCCATCGGCCAGTTTGAAACCCTGATGAAAAAATCGCCCGATCCGGCCTACCGCTCCAAGGGGGGGCTGATGGCCGGCTATTCGGCCTACAGGTATCAGGACTACCGCCGGGCCCTCCAATACTTGAATCAGGCCGATCCGCAGGCGATGACCGCCAAGCTCAATCTCCGCCTTTATTCGACACGGGTCCTGGTGGGGGAAAAACTGGGGCTCTCCCGTCAGGAGATCGACTATTCCATTCTGCGGATGGCCGATATTTATGAAGACGGGACCGATCCCGGTATCTCCGATCTGTCGGCCGAGGACCTGCTTCCCAAACGCGATGTCATGCGCCGCCTCCACGGGTTTGTCACCGCCCCCCTCCCCGATGGGCGCATCCCTGCCTGGTTTCGCAGTTACCCCAAAACTTTTTCCAAACCGTATGTCGAATACAAGTGGGGAAAAACCTTGTTTGAAGCGGGTGATACGCGCGGGGCCCGCCGGAAATTGTCGGAGTTTGTCGACGCTTGGCCCAAACACGAATATGCCGACTCGGCGCGGGTTATGTTGAAGGAGCTGGGGGGCGCCGTTCCCGTGGCGGAATTGAAGGATGTGCTGAAAATCGGCGTTCTCCTCCCCCTTTCGGGTCCGCAAGGGGCGTATGGCCGAACGGTTCTGCGCGGCATCGAATGCGCCTCCGGCATGACGGATGGGTGCACGGCATCGCTGGGAACGGATATCTCCCGTCTCAAGGTTCTGCTTGTGACCCGCGACTCCGGAACGATGCCCGACGAGGTGACCGACATGATGGACGAGCTGGAAAACGAACGGGTCTCGGCCATCATCGGCCCGATGTCGGGGGAACTGGCGGAAGCGGCCTCCAAACGGGCCGAACAGATCAACATCCCTCTCTTCCCCATCACGCAAAAACCGGGGATCGAGGAGACAGGGGGCTATGTTTTCCCCATGGGATATCCGGCCGCTCAACAGATTCGCGATCTGGTCAACCGGGCGATGGCCCGTGGGCAAAGAAATTTTGCCGTGCTCTATCCGAATTCCAGCTACGGCCAGGAGATGAGCGGTCTGTTTGTGAGCGAGGTGGGCTCACAAGGGGGAAAAATCGCGGCAAAGGCGGCGTATAACCCTTCAAAGCCCGATCTCGCCGGCGATGTGAGGCGGCTCAAGCTGGGGCAGTCCCGTTTTTCGTACACCGGCACCACCGCCGGTTTCGACGCCCTCTTTATTCCCGACAGCTACCGGGTCATCAATCATCTGATCCCTTACCTGAAGCTGTCGGGCATCACGGGAATCGCCCTGTTGGGCACCAACGCCTGGAACGATGCCGCCCTCTCGCCCGCGCTTTCGGCCGATTATCCCGGCAGTTTCTTTCTGGACATCTTTTATCCCGGCAACAGGGCCGGCAAGGCCCCCGCCTTTGTCAACGGTTTCCGGTCGGCCTTGAATTTCAGACGGGGCGACATAAGGGATGCCCTCCTCGTCATGGATGCGCTGGGGGGGGCCACCGGCATTCAATCGTTTGGCGAAAGCGGCGCCTCGGTGACCCCGTTCGCCCTGACAGCGGGGGAAGGGGGCATCCGGCAAACAGGCAACTAG
- a CDS encoding J domain-containing protein codes for MNYHQALKILGLQDPPQPPEVKRAYHALALKHHPDRNPENASAAESFRECTEAYNHLIHNFQKWAKKGEAVPPVVTKTPAVKDLEDIFDDIFGFTREDRVLGLQRPQEIELTEVELAHGAKKRARLVGAEKCRSCKGGGSAGNSHAVICTYCFGSGQIKTTYGNEIQWKVCPRCEGRGRKVKHPCIHCGGFGRVEVVKRQEVKIPAGLSPGVAYTLDSTDLSTGKKLHILVRLKLKKEAGPSWWRRLFGWRGVNE; via the coding sequence TTGAACTATCATCAGGCCCTCAAGATTCTGGGTTTACAAGACCCGCCCCAGCCGCCGGAGGTCAAAAGGGCCTACCACGCCTTGGCGCTTAAACATCACCCCGACCGCAACCCCGAAAACGCCTCCGCCGCGGAGTCCTTTCGTGAATGCACCGAGGCCTACAACCATCTCATCCACAATTTTCAAAAATGGGCCAAAAAGGGGGAGGCGGTCCCGCCGGTGGTCACAAAAACGCCGGCGGTCAAAGACCTCGAGGATATCTTCGACGACATCTTCGGCTTCACCCGTGAAGACCGCGTGCTTGGCCTCCAGAGGCCGCAGGAAATAGAGTTGACGGAGGTGGAACTGGCCCATGGCGCCAAAAAACGGGCGCGGCTTGTCGGCGCCGAAAAGTGCCGTTCCTGCAAGGGAGGGGGCTCGGCGGGCAATTCCCACGCCGTCATCTGCACCTACTGTTTTGGGAGCGGGCAGATCAAAACAACCTATGGAAATGAAATTCAATGGAAGGTCTGTCCCCGCTGTGAGGGGCGGGGGAGAAAGGTAAAACATCCCTGCATCCATTGCGGAGGCTTTGGGAGGGTGGAAGTAGTGAAAAGGCAGGAGGTTAAAATCCCGGCCGGGCTCTCTCCGGGGGTTGCCTACACGCTCGACTCAACCGATCTTTCGACGGGAAAAAAACTTCATATCCTTGTGCGCCTGAAACTGAAAAAAGAGGCAGGCCCCTCTTGGTGGCGGCGGTTATTTGGATGGCGAGGAGTGAATGAGTGA
- a CDS encoding nucleotide exchange factor GrpE encodes MAKEFDKFKKAEKVDELRDVLKGKKEVYPPSEEAKPIEAPQKLPEADRSLLDEEIRVLEAKLKEAEDQLKGEKDKYLRLLAEFENFRKRMEREKEESTRFANEKILQEIFPAIDHLEMSIAHATEASSDKNANTEGAKTVEGTAKAILEGVGLVLKQLEKSLEKFGLKKIGVEGEIFDPHRHEAIGQVESKEHKPGRVVQVHRSGFTLHDRLIRPALVTVSAETIH; translated from the coding sequence ATGGCAAAAGAATTTGATAAATTCAAAAAGGCCGAAAAGGTTGACGAATTGCGGGATGTTCTGAAAGGGAAAAAGGAGGTTTATCCTCCGTCCGAGGAGGCGAAACCCATCGAAGCGCCCCAGAAACTCCCCGAGGCCGATCGTTCCCTCCTTGACGAGGAAATTCGCGTCCTTGAAGCCAAACTCAAAGAGGCTGAAGATCAATTAAAAGGGGAAAAAGACAAATACCTGCGCCTTTTGGCCGAGTTCGAAAATTTCCGCAAGCGGATGGAACGCGAAAAAGAGGAGTCCACCCGCTTTGCCAACGAAAAAATCCTTCAGGAGATTTTTCCCGCCATCGACCATCTCGAAATGAGCATCGCGCACGCAACCGAGGCCTCGTCGGACAAAAACGCGAACACCGAGGGGGCGAAAACCGTCGAAGGCACAGCCAAGGCGATCCTCGAAGGAGTGGGGCTGGTTTTGAAACAGCTCGAGAAAAGCCTCGAAAAATTCGGGCTGAAAAAAATCGGCGTCGAAGGAGAAATATTCGATCCGCACCGGCACGAGGCGATCGGTCAGGTGGAATCAAAAGAACACAAACCGGGGAGGGTGGTGCAGGTCCATCGGAGCGGATTTACCCTGCATGACCGGCTTATCCGTCCCGCCCTGGTGACGGTTTCCGCCGAGACAATCCATTGA
- the hemW gene encoding radical SAM family heme chaperone HemW produces MREPSKKPPRRSVLNSLYIHFPYCLYKCHYCDFNSYAVEKKSIPFEEYQRVLLAEWEKRLPLLDSARPIRTVFFGGGTPSLMRPSDLADLLRRIQKSVPLCDDVEVTLEANPKTISAKKLDGFKRAGINRLSIGVQSLHDAYLSAFGRIHSADDAREALKLIATAGFRSWNADLIFGFPGQTLKQWESDLNGILDFDPPHLSCYSFTVEEGTIYHQQIKSGKALPPDSDLQAEMFEMTGKILARGGLRRYEISNFARPGHECRHNLNYWNYGEYLGLGAGAVSFLRSREKSGGFGYRSTNFKEPNRYMNVLKDSQIWFDREEIPFGTAMGEFMMMGLRLDKGVSVKNFEELFGESYAHRFAGRIAPFENRGWMTGGTRLTGEGRLFSNQIMAAFLPSPA; encoded by the coding sequence ATGCGCGAGCCTTCAAAAAAGCCGCCAAGAAGAAGCGTGCTTAACTCTCTTTACATCCATTTCCCCTACTGCCTCTACAAATGCCACTACTGCGATTTCAATTCTTATGCTGTTGAAAAGAAATCCATCCCGTTTGAAGAATATCAGCGGGTCCTCCTTGCCGAATGGGAAAAACGCCTCCCGCTACTTGATTCAGCCCGCCCGATCCGCACCGTTTTTTTCGGCGGCGGGACGCCATCGCTCATGAGGCCCTCGGATCTCGCCGATCTGTTGCGCCGCATTCAAAAATCAGTCCCTCTGTGCGATGATGTCGAAGTGACGCTCGAGGCCAATCCGAAAACGATCTCTGCGAAAAAACTCGATGGTTTCAAGCGTGCCGGCATCAATCGCCTCTCCATCGGCGTCCAAAGCCTGCATGACGCCTATTTGTCCGCCTTCGGCCGGATTCATTCGGCCGACGACGCGCGAGAGGCTCTAAAGTTAATTGCCACGGCCGGTTTTCGCTCATGGAACGCCGATCTGATTTTCGGTTTTCCGGGGCAGACGCTTAAACAGTGGGAGTCGGATCTTAACGGGATTCTGGACTTCGACCCTCCCCATCTGTCGTGCTACAGTTTTACCGTGGAAGAGGGGACCATTTACCATCAACAGATCAAGTCGGGAAAAGCCCTTCCTCCCGATTCCGACCTGCAGGCCGAGATGTTCGAGATGACGGGAAAAATATTGGCGAGAGGGGGATTGCGTCGCTACGAAATCTCGAACTTTGCGCGTCCGGGGCATGAATGCCGGCATAACCTGAACTATTGGAATTACGGTGAGTATCTGGGGCTTGGCGCCGGCGCCGTCTCGTTTTTGAGAAGCCGGGAGAAATCCGGGGGATTTGGATATCGATCGACTAATTTCAAAGAACCAAATCGATATATGAATGTCCTTAAGGATTCACAAATCTGGTTTGATCGCGAAGAGATTCCCTTCGGTACGGCGATGGGGGAATTCATGATGATGGGATTGAGGTTGGACAAAGGAGTGTCGGTGAAAAATTTTGAAGAGCTGTTTGGTGAATCGTATGCCCATCGCTTTGCCGGCCGGATTGCACCGTTTGAAAACCGCGGATGGATGACCGGAGGAACGCGCTTGACGGGGGAGGGGCGGCTGTTTTCCAATCAGATTATGGCGGCGTTTTTGCCTTCCCCCGCTTGA
- a CDS encoding DUF1285 domain-containing protein: protein MDSRSRRAFEDVIRLDSEGNWYQGDFPILHERTCQFFYKHIVRDEAGKYYLEGEERPVYIKVEDVPYWVKKVERTIAGYLVSLTDESIELLDLNSLWIGKRHALYCVVKGGNFPAKFMRAPYYEITRDLKQRGKKYFLLFRGKQYPVHTSPPKDLTPDTRKSREKERPKTKGKGTKRKALKQGGRVRVRGVKHARAFKKAAKKKRA from the coding sequence ATGGACAGCCGAAGCCGACGCGCTTTCGAGGATGTCATTCGCCTCGATTCCGAAGGGAACTGGTATCAGGGGGATTTTCCCATCCTGCATGAGCGGACTTGCCAGTTTTTTTACAAGCATATCGTGCGAGACGAGGCGGGAAAATATTACCTCGAAGGGGAGGAGCGGCCGGTTTACATCAAGGTCGAGGATGTTCCGTACTGGGTCAAAAAAGTGGAGCGCACCATCGCCGGCTATCTCGTCTCGCTCACCGACGAGTCGATTGAACTGCTCGATTTGAATTCCCTCTGGATCGGAAAGAGGCACGCGCTTTATTGCGTGGTAAAAGGGGGAAATTTTCCCGCGAAGTTCATGCGGGCCCCGTATTACGAAATCACCCGCGACTTGAAGCAGAGGGGGAAAAAATATTTTCTCCTGTTTCGGGGAAAGCAATACCCCGTCCATACCTCCCCGCCAAAAGATTTGACGCCGGACACCCGAAAGTCCCGCGAAAAGGAAAGGCCGAAAACAAAGGGGAAAGGGACGAAGAGGAAGGCGCTCAAACAGGGGGGGCGTGTCCGGGTGCGAGGAGTCAAGCATGCGCGAGCCTTCAAAAAAGCCGCCAAGAAGAAGCGTGCTTAA
- a CDS encoding NAD-dependent epimerase/dehydratase family protein, which translates to MKALVIGATGIIGNHVVRSLLEEGIDVRAFSRGVTPSENLEGLKVERFQGDLNDSRSVARAMKGCSWVFHTAPYYPTNTFQLKAHLKKAMEGLESVLTAAESSSIDRLVYTSSLTTIGAPSHAGELSDESRRYDLKKPPHPYFAVKYRMEEEIRQRARNKGRPGLGGRPGLGGLPAVIVNPSGCFGPYELKPPSLCLIPQLINRKLPAYVDHAINIVSAEDVGRGHVLAARKGKIGDRYILGGYNVTVARTVETICRLAGVTPPRIKIPIPVALAAAWVSEFLSFYLLKKPPFFPILGIRFVQYGYPLDTAKAVRELGYRASPMEDCFIKAINWFKKIGYC; encoded by the coding sequence ATGAAAGCCCTCGTCATTGGCGCCACCGGTATTATCGGTAACCATGTCGTTCGTTCTCTTCTTGAAGAAGGGATCGACGTCCGCGCCTTTTCGCGCGGCGTGACCCCCTCCGAAAATCTCGAGGGTCTGAAAGTCGAACGCTTTCAGGGGGATTTAAACGACAGCCGGTCAGTTGCCAGGGCGATGAAGGGATGCTCGTGGGTCTTTCACACCGCCCCTTACTATCCCACAAATACCTTTCAACTTAAGGCACATCTGAAAAAGGCCATGGAAGGGCTTGAGAGTGTCCTCACCGCCGCCGAGTCGAGTTCAATCGATCGTCTGGTCTACACCAGCTCGCTGACCACTATCGGCGCCCCGTCCCATGCGGGGGAACTCTCCGACGAGTCGCGCCGGTACGATCTTAAAAAACCGCCGCATCCCTATTTTGCAGTCAAATATCGGATGGAGGAAGAAATCAGACAGAGAGCCCGCAACAAGGGCCGACCCGGCCTGGGGGGCCGACCCGGCTTGGGGGGCCTCCCTGCGGTGATCGTCAATCCATCCGGCTGTTTTGGCCCGTATGAACTAAAACCCCCTTCTCTTTGTCTGATCCCGCAGTTGATCAACCGCAAACTCCCCGCTTATGTGGACCATGCGATCAATATCGTTTCCGCAGAGGATGTGGGGCGCGGCCATGTCCTGGCGGCCCGAAAGGGAAAAATCGGCGACCGATACATTCTGGGCGGGTATAATGTCACCGTCGCCAGAACGGTTGAAACCATCTGCAGATTGGCGGGCGTGACGCCCCCCCGGATTAAAATTCCAATACCCGTGGCGCTTGCCGCCGCATGGGTTTCCGAATTTTTATCTTTTTATCTCCTTAAAAAACCCCCCTTCTTTCCTATTTTGGGGATCCGTTTTGTTCAATATGGCTATCCCCTTGATACCGCCAAGGCGGTTCGTGAATTGGGATATCGCGCCTCGCCGATGGAAGATTGCTTTATCAAAGCGATAAACTGGTTTAAAAAGATCGGATACTGTTAA
- a CDS encoding ParA family protein: MITDRIKEFIGVETAKNLQSGGRSAKTIAVCSQKGGVGKTTTAVNLGAAFSYFSEKKVLIVDLDPQGHVEKSLGSIIPDGLDYTPVSATLTSKKGNLLNSVIKTKLDFLDITPGDKALGEADSALAGKIGRELILAQALKTAKTHYDYILLDCPPNLGNLTINALCAADYAVVPCEMSVLAFEGVTDLLTTLETVNERLNKSLKILGVVFTRVDGRNLTMNALVEENLKNFFNGNIFKTRISVNTDLNKAQLEGHSIFHFAPSSTGAENYRALADEIAKKVRKLDS; the protein is encoded by the coding sequence ATGATTACGGATAGAATCAAAGAGTTCATTGGAGTCGAAACCGCCAAAAATCTGCAGTCGGGAGGCCGGTCGGCCAAAACCATTGCCGTCTGCTCCCAAAAGGGGGGAGTGGGAAAAACCACCACCGCGGTCAATCTGGGGGCCGCCTTTTCGTATTTTAGCGAGAAGAAAGTCCTGATTGTCGACCTCGATCCGCAGGGGCATGTGGAAAAATCGCTCGGTTCAATTATCCCCGACGGCCTCGACTACACGCCGGTTTCGGCGACGCTCACCTCCAAAAAAGGGAACCTCCTCAATTCGGTGATCAAAACCAAACTCGATTTTCTGGACATCACCCCCGGCGACAAGGCGCTGGGAGAGGCCGACAGCGCGCTGGCGGGAAAGATAGGCAGGGAGCTGATTCTCGCCCAAGCCCTCAAAACGGCCAAGACGCACTACGATTACATTCTCCTCGACTGCCCCCCCAACCTCGGCAACCTGACCATCAACGCCCTCTGCGCCGCCGACTACGCGGTGGTGCCTTGCGAAATGTCGGTTCTGGCTTTCGAGGGGGTCACCGATCTGTTGACGACGCTCGAGACGGTCAATGAACGCCTCAACAAATCGCTCAAAATCCTGGGCGTTGTTTTCACCCGCGTGGACGGCAGAAACCTCACGATGAATGCGCTTGTGGAGGAGAATCTGAAAAATTTCTTCAACGGCAACATCTTCAAGACCCGCATCTCGGTGAACACCGACCTTAACAAGGCCCAGCTCGAAGGGCACAGCATTTTCCATTTTGCCCCTTCCTCCACCGGCGCCGAAAATTACAGGGCGCTGGCGGACGAGATTGCAAAGAAGGTGCGTAAGCTGGATTCTTAA
- a CDS encoding histidine--tRNA ligase: protein MKYKSISGMHDILPGESPKWQFVEQTAREHFALYGHEEIRTPIVEETPLFARSVGELTDIVQKEMYTFEDKDNLSLTLRPEGTASVVRSAIEHNLINQTSPDLKVYYLGPMYRRERPQKGRFRQFHQIGAESFGSKSPYADAEIIEMLAGYLNKVGLKDWALQINSLGCGHERKAYQEKLKGFFAKNEKNFCDDCRQRIKRNPLRVLDCKNPKCRELSKDHPDILDFLEPESRAHFESVKKTLDELKVPYEINPKMVRGLDYYQRTVFEFVSDRLGAQAAIAAGGRYDSLVKDLGGADIPGVGFAIGIERLLMLIGEPKPIASKKIFVAFLGEAAHARAREVAFQIRQNGISCEIEADEKSLKSQLRKADKLACTHVIIIGEEELKQGMAQVKDFSAKTQTNVPLARIVSFFKGDVVD from the coding sequence ATGAAATACAAATCCATATCCGGCATGCACGACATCCTTCCGGGCGAGTCGCCGAAATGGCAATTCGTGGAACAGACGGCGCGGGAGCATTTTGCCCTCTACGGCCATGAAGAAATCCGGACGCCGATTGTGGAAGAAACCCCCCTCTTTGCGCGAAGTGTCGGCGAACTGACCGACATTGTCCAAAAAGAGATGTACACCTTCGAGGACAAGGACAATCTCTCCTTAACCTTGCGCCCCGAGGGAACCGCCTCTGTCGTCCGCTCCGCCATCGAACATAATCTGATCAATCAGACATCGCCCGATCTCAAGGTCTATTACCTTGGTCCGATGTACCGTCGTGAGCGGCCGCAAAAGGGGCGTTTCCGCCAGTTTCATCAGATCGGCGCCGAAAGTTTTGGTTCCAAAAGCCCGTACGCAGACGCCGAAATCATCGAAATGCTGGCCGGTTATCTGAACAAAGTCGGCTTAAAAGATTGGGCCCTGCAGATCAACTCACTCGGCTGTGGGCATGAGCGGAAGGCCTATCAGGAAAAACTGAAAGGGTTTTTTGCCAAAAATGAAAAGAATTTTTGTGATGACTGCCGGCAACGCATCAAAAGAAATCCGCTTCGTGTCCTTGACTGCAAAAATCCGAAGTGCCGGGAACTCTCCAAAGATCATCCCGACATCCTCGATTTTCTGGAACCGGAAAGCCGCGCCCATTTCGAGTCGGTCAAAAAAACGCTGGATGAATTGAAAGTGCCGTACGAGATCAACCCCAAGATGGTCCGCGGCCTCGACTACTACCAGCGGACGGTGTTTGAATTTGTCTCGGACAGGCTGGGCGCGCAGGCCGCCATTGCCGCGGGAGGGCGATACGATTCTCTTGTCAAGGATCTGGGCGGCGCCGACATCCCCGGTGTCGGCTTTGCAATCGGCATTGAACGTCTTTTAATGTTGATCGGTGAGCCGAAACCCATCGCATCAAAAAAAATCTTTGTCGCCTTTTTGGGGGAGGCGGCGCACGCCAGGGCCCGTGAGGTTGCTTTTCAGATAAGGCAAAACGGAATTTCGTGCGAGATCGAGGCGGACGAAAAATCGCTCAAGTCCCAGCTCCGCAAGGCCGACAAACTTGCCTGCACGCATGTGATCATCATCGGAGAGGAGGAACTAAAGCAGGGCATGGCTCAGGTGAAGGATTTTTCCGCCAAAACCCAAACGAATGTCCCGCTTGCCCGGATTGTCTCCTTCTTTAAAGGGGATGTTGTTGATTGA
- the nadC gene encoding carboxylating nicotinate-nucleotide diphosphorylase — translation MDNIKIERANLIRKALEEDAAARDITGIAVFGNGGGRARGFLVARQELVISGLDVARDVFLSVSKDTRVVTGYGNGAHVKKGERLAEAAGFVSDLLRAERTALNFLQHLSGIATLTSLFVEKVKPYRCSILDTRKTIPGLRFLEKRAVVDGGGKNHRMNLADQYLIKDNHIDACGGIREAIQRVKFQIPNSKSQTGKLIEVEARNLVEVRQALEEGADIILLDNMKLPQIRKAVKLAHNSEIRAYGGTPLLEVSGGVNLKNVRKIAQTGVSRISIGALTHSAPAVDIAFDIE, via the coding sequence ATGGACAACATAAAAATTGAACGTGCAAACCTGATCCGTAAAGCGCTGGAGGAAGACGCCGCCGCGCGCGACATCACCGGCATTGCCGTTTTCGGCAACGGCGGTGGGAGGGCGCGCGGGTTTCTGGTTGCCCGGCAGGAACTGGTGATTTCGGGGCTGGACGTGGCGCGGGATGTTTTTTTGTCCGTCTCGAAAGACACGCGCGTGGTGACCGGCTACGGCAACGGGGCGCATGTAAAGAAGGGGGAGCGCCTCGCGGAGGCGGCCGGTTTTGTCTCCGACCTCCTTCGCGCCGAACGGACGGCGCTTAATTTTCTCCAGCATCTCTCCGGCATCGCCACGCTGACAAGCCTGTTTGTGGAAAAGGTGAAGCCGTACCGGTGTTCCATCCTCGACACGAGAAAAACAATCCCCGGCCTTCGTTTTTTGGAAAAGCGGGCAGTCGTCGATGGTGGAGGAAAAAATCACCGGATGAATCTGGCCGATCAGTACCTGATCAAGGACAACCATATCGACGCGTGCGGGGGGATACGGGAGGCGATCCAAAGAGTGAAATTCCAAATTCCAAATTCCAAATCCCAAACCGGAAAACTGATCGAGGTGGAGGCGAGAAATCTGGTGGAGGTCCGGCAAGCGCTCGAAGAAGGGGCGGATATTATTCTGCTGGACAATATGAAACTTCCGCAGATTCGCAAGGCGGTCAAACTGGCACACAATTCGGAAATAAGGGCGTACGGCGGGACGCCCCTACTTGAAGTCTCCGGTGGCGTGAATCTGAAAAACGTGCGAAAGATCGCCCAGACGGGGGTATCCCGCATCTCCATCGGGGCGCTGACGCACTCGGCGCCGGCGGTGGATATTGCGTTTGATATCGAATGA
- a CDS encoding FAD-dependent monooxygenase, with the protein MGAGPAGVLLATLLARKGVEVVLVERHSDFEREFPGEVMQAGCVDLFEELGLLDELFSTRPVKISGFQIFHRKKPWLDLDIESLGLRRPYALNISQPRVLSMLADQAKKNPAFQLLMGNAAVELMMEGARVAGLAARSASEEIRIRANLVVAADGRGSTVRRLASMEMRRSDPPFDVVWFKVPPPEGAPLRARAYFGHGQLAILVPPRDGLMQIGWVIPKGSYGDLRKKRLEQIKEWIVPFYPEEVQLQIRKHLTDPGQMVLLSVISSHLKEWSKDGLLFIGDACHPMSPVGGQGINIAFRDAVVAANHLAEPLKKGPVPLDVLKKIEREREGEIDRIQKLQSAPPRLLMNRNWFVENILAPILPPVMKLTGQLPKMLRTMALGITEVYPK; encoded by the coding sequence GTGGGTGCCGGTCCAGCGGGCGTTCTCTTGGCAACCCTTTTGGCGCGCAAAGGGGTTGAAGTCGTTCTCGTCGAACGCCACAGCGATTTCGAACGTGAGTTTCCCGGCGAGGTGATGCAGGCCGGTTGCGTCGATCTCTTCGAGGAATTGGGTCTTTTGGATGAGCTTTTTTCCACCAGGCCGGTCAAAATTTCGGGTTTTCAGATTTTCCACCGCAAAAAACCATGGCTGGATCTTGACATCGAATCCCTCGGACTTCGCCGTCCCTATGCCCTCAACATCTCCCAGCCGCGGGTACTGTCGATGTTGGCGGATCAGGCAAAAAAGAACCCGGCTTTTCAGCTTCTGATGGGAAACGCGGCGGTCGAGCTGATGATGGAAGGGGCGAGGGTGGCCGGTCTGGCGGCCCGCAGTGCTTCGGAGGAGATTCGCATCCGGGCCAATCTGGTGGTGGCCGCGGATGGACGGGGTTCAACCGTGAGACGGCTTGCCTCGATGGAAATGAGACGAAGCGATCCCCCCTTTGACGTGGTCTGGTTTAAAGTCCCGCCTCCGGAAGGCGCTCCGTTGCGGGCGCGCGCCTATTTCGGCCATGGACAACTGGCCATTCTTGTTCCTCCCCGTGACGGGCTGATGCAGATCGGCTGGGTGATTCCCAAGGGGAGTTACGGTGACTTGAGAAAAAAAAGGTTGGAGCAGATCAAAGAATGGATTGTTCCCTTTTATCCCGAAGAGGTGCAACTTCAAATACGGAAGCATCTGACCGATCCAGGGCAGATGGTTCTTCTGTCGGTGATTTCCAGCCATTTGAAAGAGTGGTCGAAGGACGGCCTGTTGTTTATCGGTGATGCCTGTCATCCGATGAGCCCGGTGGGGGGGCAGGGAATCAATATTGCGTTTCGGGATGCGGTGGTGGCCGCCAATCATCTGGCGGAGCCGTTGAAAAAAGGCCCCGTTCCCCTCGATGTCTTGAAAAAAATCGAAAGGGAACGCGAAGGAGAAATCGACCGGATTCAAAAACTGCAGTCGGCGCCACCCCGTCTGCTGATGAACCGGAACTGGTTTGTGGAAAACATCCTTGCCCCGATATTGCCGCCGGTCATGAAATTAACCGGTCAACTCCCCAAAATGCTCCGAACCATGGCGCTGGGAATTACGGAAGTGTACCCGAAATAG